Below is a genomic region from Dethiosulfovibrio russensis.
CGCGGGGATGTCCTTGCGGGTATTGTTGTCGCTTTGGCTCTAATTCCTGAAGCAATTGCCTTCTCTATTATTGCAGGTGTCGATCCTAAAGTCGGGTTATACGCTTCATTCTGTATTGCCGTGGTGATTGCTTTCGTAGGTGGTCGCCCTGGTATGATTTCTGGGGCAACCGGTGCCATGGCGTTATTAATGGTAACACTGGTTAAAGAGCATGGTCTGCAATACTTATTAGCAGCCACAATTTTGACAGGATTTATTCAAATCTTAGCCGGCTATCTAAAATTAGGTGCCTTGATGCGGTTTGTATCCAAGTCAGTTGTGATTGGCTTTGTGAATGCCCTGGCTATTCTAATTTTTATGGCTCAATTACCTGAACTCACTAATGTGACATGGCATGTCTATGC
It encodes:
- a CDS encoding SulP family inorganic anion transporter, coding for MLSTIREQWFSNIRGDVLAGIVVALALIPEAIAFSIIAGVDPKVGLYASFCIAVVIAFVGGRPGMISGATGAMALLMVTLVKEHGLQYLLAATILTGFIQILAGYLKLGALMRFVSKSVVIGFVNALAILIFMAQLPELTNVTWHVYA